The genomic region GCACACTCCGGGCAGGTGCGTGTCCCTTCCTCCTCCGAAGTTCCTTCGGGGTGCTCCGTCTCGTGCTCGCGCTCCCGCTGACGGGTGGACCGTGTCATCGCACTTAAATAGTAGTGCAACCAGAACACTTAAACCCTTGGTCCGGTTCGTGACCTGTCCGTAACGACAGAAGATGCGGAGATCGGACGAGAGTCGCTTTCGGTGGGGTCTACCGGCCGTTCTGCCCGACGACGGAGGACCAGAACGGCTATATCGGAGAACGGGCGAGCGTCAGACAATGCCCTCACTCCCCTACGATCCCGACGAGGCACGCGAGAAGCTGGAAGCCGCGGGAGCGAGCGTGACGAGCGGGAACACGGACCACGAGCGGTGGCGCGCGGAACTCGGCGGGGCGAACGCGGTCGCGTACGACGGGACGGTCGTCGTCCAGGGCGCGCGCCCCGCGGACATCGAGTCGGTCCTCCGGGAAAGCGGCGGACGGGTCCACTGCTACTTCGACGGCGGCAGCCGCGGCAACCCCGGCCCCGCGGCGATCGGCTGGGTGCTCGTCTCGGGCGACGGGATCGTCGCGGAGGGAAGCGAGCGGATCGGGGAGACGACGAACAACCGCGCGGAGTACGAGGCGCTGATCCGAGGGCTGGAGGTCGCACGCGAGTACGGCTTCGACGAGGTGGAGATCCGCGGGGACTCCCAGTTGGTGGTCAAACAGGTCCGGGGGGAGTGGGACGCGAACGACCCCGGGATGCGCGAGCGGCGCGTGCGCGTCCACGAACTTCTCGCGGAGTTCGAGGAGTGGTCGATCACCCACGTACCGCGGGAGGTAAACGAGCGCGCCGACGACCTCGTGAACGAGGCGTTCGAGGATGGCTGAACTACCCGACGACGTCGTCGAGGAGACGACGCGGCTGACGAAACTCGCACGCGCGGCGGTCGACGACAAGGAGGCCGCGGCCTACCGCCGCCAC from Halalkalicoccus sp. NIPERK01 harbors:
- the rnhA gene encoding ribonuclease HI, producing MPSLPYDPDEAREKLEAAGASVTSGNTDHERWRAELGGANAVAYDGTVVVQGARPADIESVLRESGGRVHCYFDGGSRGNPGPAAIGWVLVSGDGIVAEGSERIGETTNNRAEYEALIRGLEVAREYGFDEVEIRGDSQLVVKQVRGEWDANDPGMRERRVRVHELLAEFEEWSITHVPREVNERADDLVNEAFEDG